The following proteins come from a genomic window of Rutidosis leptorrhynchoides isolate AG116_Rl617_1_P2 chromosome 10, CSIRO_AGI_Rlap_v1, whole genome shotgun sequence:
- the LOC139872823 gene encoding glutaredoxin-C11-like: MDRVKDLASKKAAVIFTKSSCCMCHSIKALFYELGASPEIHEVDHDADMEWALKRLGCNPSIPAVFIGGNYVGSARDVISLHVDGSLKQKLIEARAIWF; encoded by the coding sequence ATGGATAGAGTAAAAGACTTGGCTTCCAAGAAAGCTGCAGTGATCTTCACCAAGAGTTCGTGTTGCATGTGCCACAGTATCAAGGCGCTATTTTATGAACTTGGTGCAAGTCCTGAAATTCATGAAGTTGATCATGATGCTGACATGGAGTGGGCCCTAAAACGGTTAGGTTGTAATCCATCGATCCCGGCAGTGTTCATTGGTGGTAATTATGTAGGCTCGGCTAGGGACGTCATTTCACTCCATGTAGATGGATCTTTGAAACAGAAGCTTATTGAAGCAAGAGCTATATGGTTTTAG
- the LOC139871848 gene encoding glutaredoxin-C13-like: MEKIQTLTSENAIVIFSRSTCCLCYAVTILFQELGVQPLVHELDHDPAGWELEKALVNIGCNSPPVPAVFVGGKFVGSTNEVMSLHLRGNLIPLIRPYQTLA, translated from the coding sequence ATGGAGAAGATACAAACATTGACATCAGAGAACGCAATAGTCATTTTTAGCAGGAGCACGTGTTGCTTATGTTACGCCGTGACCATTCTGTTCCAAGAACTTGGAGTCCAGCCACTGGTTCATGAGTTAGACCATGATCCAGCGGGTTGGGAGCTCGAGAAGGCTCTGGTCAACATAGGGTGCAACTCTCCCCCTGTTCCAGCTGTATTCGTAGGTGGTAAATTTGTGGGGTCCACCAATGAAGTCATGTCGCTCCACCTCAGAGGAAACCTCATCCCACTGATCAGGCCATACCAGACACTGGCATAA